Proteins encoded within one genomic window of Jiangella mangrovi:
- a CDS encoding SAF domain-containing protein, whose translation MAGTTQTTDAANERQRAREQRGIRSNQRVRAENTRLPSPPRQRRPALAALAVLLIVGGAAVAALLAMRVDERTPVLRLAADVGAGEQITVEDLETTQVAAEGTELIPESQESLVVGQYARVTLRAGQLLDTTMIEQTSPLSEGQVAVGAFLGQGFLPAGGLQPGDIVDLVSIITGEGDTIVEGARVATARASEGGDAQGGTGSLVTLLVDRGDAATVGGLAATNQLVVTLVERGTPFESEGE comes from the coding sequence ATGGCGGGGACAACTCAGACGACTGACGCGGCCAACGAGCGCCAGCGCGCACGCGAACAGCGAGGCATCCGGAGCAACCAGCGGGTCCGGGCCGAGAACACCCGGCTGCCGTCGCCGCCGCGCCAGCGGCGCCCGGCGCTGGCCGCCCTGGCGGTCCTGCTCATCGTCGGGGGCGCGGCCGTCGCGGCGCTGCTGGCCATGCGCGTCGACGAGCGCACCCCGGTGCTGCGCCTGGCCGCCGACGTCGGCGCGGGCGAGCAGATCACCGTCGAGGACCTCGAGACCACCCAGGTGGCCGCCGAGGGCACCGAGCTGATCCCGGAGTCGCAGGAGAGCCTGGTCGTCGGCCAGTACGCGCGCGTGACCCTCCGGGCCGGCCAGCTGCTCGACACCACCATGATCGAGCAGACGTCGCCGTTGTCCGAGGGCCAGGTCGCCGTCGGCGCCTTCCTCGGCCAGGGCTTCCTGCCGGCCGGCGGCCTGCAGCCCGGCGACATCGTCGACCTCGTCTCGATCATCACCGGCGAGGGCGACACCATCGTCGAGGGCGCCCGGGTCGCCACGGCCCGCGCGTCCGAGGGCGGCGACGCCCAGGGCGGCACCGGCTCGCTGGTCACGCTCCTGGTCGACCGCGGCGACGCCGCCACCGTCGGCGGGCTCGCCGCCACCAACCAGCTCGTCGTCACGCTCGTCGAGCGCGGCACCCCCTTCGAGTCCGAGGGGGAGTGA
- the ndk gene encoding nucleoside-diphosphate kinase, whose amino-acid sequence MSERTLVLIKPDAVRRGLVGEILARYERKGLTIVAMDQRTIDPTLSDAHYAEHVEKPFYPALREFVTGGPLVALVLDGDQAIDVVRAMNGATDGRKAAPGTIRGDLSLSNSENLVHASDSPEAAKRELDLWFPGL is encoded by the coding sequence GTGTCCGAGCGCACGCTCGTCCTGATCAAGCCCGACGCCGTCCGCCGCGGCCTGGTCGGGGAGATTCTGGCCCGCTATGAACGCAAGGGCCTGACCATCGTCGCGATGGACCAGCGCACCATCGACCCCACGCTGTCGGACGCGCACTACGCCGAGCACGTCGAGAAGCCGTTCTACCCCGCGCTGCGCGAGTTCGTCACCGGCGGACCGCTGGTCGCGCTGGTCCTCGACGGCGACCAGGCCATCGACGTCGTCCGGGCCATGAACGGCGCCACTGACGGCCGCAAGGCCGCCCCCGGCACCATCCGCGGCGACCTCTCGCTGTCGAACTCCGAGAACCTGGTGCACGCCTCGGACTCCCCCGAGGCCGCCAAGCGCGAGCTCGACCTCTGGTTCCCCGGCCTCTGA
- a CDS encoding pilus assembly protein TadG-related protein, producing MRTRLVRSERGAISAMIVTLIVMLFMLAGLVIDGGFAINARQRIFDDAEQAARAAANQIDLEALRETGQVVLLEADAEAAGRAYMTARGYDAGRVQVDAAAGEVTVTASDTVETSLLQLIFIDSFDIEGTATSRPAVGIVGEN from the coding sequence ATGAGGACGCGGCTCGTGCGCTCGGAGCGCGGCGCCATCAGCGCCATGATCGTCACGCTGATCGTCATGTTGTTCATGCTGGCCGGGCTGGTCATCGACGGAGGGTTCGCCATCAACGCGCGACAGCGCATCTTCGACGACGCGGAGCAGGCCGCCCGCGCCGCCGCCAACCAGATCGACCTCGAGGCGCTGCGCGAGACCGGCCAGGTGGTGCTGCTCGAGGCCGACGCCGAGGCCGCCGGGCGCGCCTACATGACCGCCCGAGGCTACGACGCCGGCCGGGTCCAGGTCGACGCCGCCGCCGGCGAGGTGACGGTCACCGCGAGTGACACCGTCGAGACGTCGCTGCTCCAGCTGATCTTCATCGACAGCTTCGACATCGAGGGGACGGCCACGTCGCGGCCCGCCGTCGGGATCGTGGGGGAGAACTGA
- a CDS encoding DUF4233 domain-containing protein — protein sequence MNRIAATILSVQMIVVLLAVPVAINIADVSRGAAWLAGGGIALLCVLGAATVRRGRVGYVLGTAAQVGSIAAGVVVPAMLILGGIFALLWFVLLRIGPQIEREKAAREQQQGE from the coding sequence GTGAACCGCATCGCCGCCACCATCCTGTCGGTCCAGATGATCGTGGTGCTGCTGGCCGTGCCCGTGGCCATCAACATCGCCGACGTGAGCCGGGGCGCGGCCTGGCTGGCCGGCGGCGGCATCGCACTGCTGTGCGTCCTGGGCGCGGCGACGGTGCGACGGGGGCGCGTGGGGTACGTGCTCGGGACCGCGGCCCAGGTGGGCTCGATCGCCGCGGGCGTCGTGGTGCCGGCCATGCTCATCCTGGGCGGCATCTTCGCCCTGCTCTGGTTCGTCCTGCTGCGCATCGGCCCGCAGATCGAGCGCGAGAAGGCGGCCCGCGAGCAGCAGCAGGGCGAGTGA
- a CDS encoding BTAD domain-containing putative transcriptional regulator — protein sequence MSDNGSRGRRAARPQGRTTERTSRPVSPVEASATATASLRETGPQRFQQRGVPEARRSLPQALAAGFALALLVIGVPVALLILGGPPPIPTSLPGRDDLTATIGPEQLVGVLLWIVWLAWLQFTICVLTELRSAVRGVGLPSRVPLSGPTQRFARALVASVLVATAAVGQAAAAAPAAAPEAPPTTTISAEAYDGQADVTVQQEAPPAAAPAASEEVEYRLGDMVLDPEEGAELVGQKVYIVQPPDGRYHDNLWDIAERTLGDGRRYQEIFELNRGREQPDGHELSLARLIYPNWLLIVPADAAGVDVVTAETPVAETPPAPPATPPLTPDQPGGQEGIGEAGAGLFADFVATGEAEAVNTNPHAGLIDAGLLAAGLLASLELIRRRRRTPEPGDDEVEAEVALRIGADPDRARWLDYALRHLAASCQEAGRPLPPVYTAVVESASVELLLAPARVDAPEPWTVLDEGRRWIVARSDIAVDPELRGRVLAPYPGLVSLGRSGDRDVLVDLEAAGGPICIDGDPEATFEVVTALAVELATNQWSDHLRVTADGLPETLGVFDPGRLRLVDGVEPLLPELAARRADRLGADVLTGRVRPGGAGHWMPEYLVLGTPPTGELAEQLVALTDAAGRSPLGVICAGDVPGARWRIHVDAAGTLELPALGLSVRANQLSWRSIEALVGLVDPDRSNDPDPAGPNFNEAWLPEIRPEVPQVRTLVTEAELATAPVRVYILGPVVVQARTEIEAERRALATEIVVHLALNREGVHPTVLAAAVWPRGVTAAVRESTFARVREWLGFDRAGSPYLLTTEDGRLKLSENVVLDWDVVCALLSQARQVRRPSEEADLLRRALRVARGPVLSERPQGRYAWIARARVERSASDLLVDAAHRLSVITRDGGDPATAAAAARAGLRVRPAEQLLWRDLILAQHAVDGRGGVMAVEGEMSETLTGIGGIELAPETAALLEELVPSNGGRHRDLA from the coding sequence ATGAGCGACAACGGCAGCAGGGGGAGGCGCGCGGCACGGCCGCAGGGGCGCACGACGGAGCGCACCTCCCGGCCGGTCTCGCCGGTCGAGGCATCGGCCACGGCCACGGCGTCGCTGCGCGAGACCGGGCCGCAGCGCTTCCAGCAGCGCGGCGTCCCCGAGGCCCGGCGCAGCCTGCCGCAGGCCCTCGCCGCCGGCTTCGCGCTGGCGCTGCTGGTCATCGGCGTGCCGGTGGCGCTGCTGATCCTGGGCGGCCCGCCGCCCATCCCGACCTCGCTGCCCGGCCGCGACGACCTCACCGCCACCATCGGCCCCGAGCAGCTGGTCGGCGTCCTGCTGTGGATCGTCTGGCTGGCCTGGCTGCAGTTCACCATCTGCGTGCTCACCGAGCTGCGCAGCGCGGTCCGCGGCGTGGGCCTGCCCAGCCGGGTGCCGTTGTCCGGGCCGACCCAGCGCTTCGCCCGCGCACTGGTCGCGTCGGTGCTGGTCGCCACCGCCGCGGTGGGCCAGGCGGCCGCAGCCGCACCGGCCGCCGCCCCCGAGGCGCCGCCCACCACCACCATCTCCGCCGAGGCCTACGACGGCCAGGCCGACGTCACCGTCCAGCAGGAGGCGCCGCCGGCCGCGGCGCCCGCCGCCTCCGAGGAGGTCGAGTACCGCCTGGGCGACATGGTGCTCGACCCCGAGGAGGGCGCGGAGCTGGTCGGCCAGAAGGTCTACATCGTGCAGCCGCCCGACGGCCGCTACCACGACAACCTCTGGGACATCGCCGAGCGCACGCTGGGCGACGGCCGCCGCTACCAGGAGATCTTCGAGCTGAACCGCGGCCGCGAGCAGCCCGACGGCCACGAGCTGTCGCTGGCGCGGCTCATCTACCCGAACTGGCTGCTCATCGTGCCGGCCGACGCCGCGGGCGTCGACGTCGTCACCGCCGAGACCCCGGTGGCAGAGACCCCGCCCGCGCCGCCGGCCACCCCGCCGCTCACGCCGGACCAGCCGGGCGGCCAGGAGGGCATCGGCGAGGCCGGCGCCGGCCTGTTCGCGGACTTCGTCGCCACCGGCGAGGCCGAGGCGGTCAACACCAACCCGCACGCGGGGCTCATCGACGCCGGCCTGCTGGCCGCCGGGCTGCTCGCCTCGCTCGAGCTGATCCGGCGCCGGCGGCGTACCCCGGAGCCGGGCGACGACGAGGTCGAGGCCGAGGTCGCGCTGCGCATCGGCGCCGACCCCGACCGCGCCCGCTGGCTCGACTACGCGCTGCGCCACCTGGCCGCGTCCTGCCAGGAGGCGGGCCGGCCGCTGCCGCCGGTGTACACCGCGGTGGTCGAGAGCGCCTCCGTCGAGCTGCTGCTCGCGCCGGCCCGCGTCGACGCGCCGGAACCCTGGACGGTCCTCGACGAGGGCCGGCGCTGGATCGTCGCGCGCTCCGACATCGCCGTCGATCCCGAGCTGCGCGGCCGCGTGCTGGCGCCGTACCCCGGCCTGGTGTCGCTGGGCCGCAGCGGCGACCGCGACGTGCTGGTCGACCTCGAGGCCGCCGGCGGCCCCATCTGCATCGACGGCGACCCCGAGGCCACGTTCGAGGTGGTCACGGCGCTGGCGGTCGAGCTGGCCACCAACCAGTGGTCCGACCACCTGCGGGTCACCGCCGACGGGCTCCCCGAGACGCTGGGGGTCTTCGACCCGGGCCGGCTGCGGCTGGTCGACGGCGTCGAGCCGCTGCTGCCGGAGCTGGCCGCGCGCCGTGCCGACCGGCTGGGCGCCGACGTGCTCACCGGCCGGGTCCGCCCGGGCGGCGCCGGGCACTGGATGCCCGAGTACCTCGTCCTCGGCACGCCGCCCACCGGCGAGCTGGCCGAGCAGCTGGTCGCCCTGACCGACGCGGCCGGGCGGTCGCCGCTGGGCGTCATCTGCGCGGGCGACGTGCCGGGCGCGCGCTGGCGCATCCACGTCGACGCCGCCGGCACCCTCGAGCTGCCGGCCCTGGGGCTGTCGGTGCGGGCCAACCAGCTGTCCTGGCGCAGCATCGAGGCGCTGGTCGGGCTGGTCGACCCCGACCGCAGCAACGACCCCGACCCCGCCGGCCCGAACTTCAACGAGGCCTGGCTGCCCGAGATCCGGCCCGAAGTGCCGCAGGTGCGCACGCTGGTCACCGAGGCCGAGCTGGCCACGGCGCCGGTGCGCGTCTACATCCTCGGCCCGGTGGTCGTGCAGGCGCGCACCGAGATCGAGGCCGAACGCCGCGCGCTGGCCACCGAGATCGTCGTGCACCTGGCGCTGAACCGCGAGGGTGTGCACCCGACGGTGCTCGCGGCGGCCGTGTGGCCGCGCGGCGTCACGGCCGCGGTGCGCGAGTCCACGTTCGCCCGGGTGCGCGAGTGGCTGGGCTTCGACCGCGCCGGCTCGCCGTACCTGCTGACCACCGAGGACGGCCGGCTGAAGCTGAGCGAGAACGTCGTCCTCGACTGGGACGTGGTGTGCGCGCTGCTCAGCCAGGCGCGGCAGGTGCGGCGCCCGTCCGAGGAGGCGGACCTGCTGCGCCGGGCGCTGCGGGTGGCCCGCGGCCCCGTGCTCAGCGAGCGCCCGCAGGGACGCTACGCCTGGATCGCGCGGGCACGCGTCGAACGCTCGGCGTCGGACCTGCTGGTCGACGCGGCGCACCGGTTGTCCGTCATCACCCGCGACGGCGGCGACCCGGCCACGGCGGCAGCCGCGGCCCGGGCCGGGCTGCGGGTCAGGCCGGCCGAGCAGCTGCTTTGGCGCGACCTGATCCTGGCCCAGCACGCCGTCGACGGGCGCGGCGGAGTCATGGCGGTGGAGGGCGAGATGAGCGAGACCCTCACCGGCATCGGTGGCATCGAGCTCGCGCCGGAGACGGCCGCGCTGCTCGAGGAGCTGGTGCCGAGCAATGGAGGGAGACACCGCGATCTCGCTTAG
- a CDS encoding TadE family protein codes for MAIEVVILAPVLIAVMMLIVGLGRYVDRRGDVEAMARDAVRSASLQRDAGSARQAAQAIVDSTRPDGVTCAPVQLGGTFAPGEIISVEVRCQVSFNGLGFVGFPGEATLVGESAAPIDELRRTS; via the coding sequence ATGGCCATCGAGGTCGTGATCCTCGCCCCTGTCCTCATCGCGGTCATGATGCTCATCGTCGGGCTGGGCCGCTACGTCGACCGGCGCGGCGATGTCGAGGCCATGGCGCGCGACGCGGTGCGCTCGGCCTCGCTGCAGCGCGACGCCGGGTCGGCCCGGCAGGCGGCGCAGGCCATCGTCGACAGCACCCGGCCCGACGGCGTCACCTGCGCGCCCGTCCAGCTCGGCGGGACGTTCGCCCCGGGCGAGATCATCAGCGTCGAGGTCCGCTGCCAGGTGTCGTTCAACGGCCTGGGGTTCGTCGGCTTCCCCGGCGAGGCCACGCTCGTGGGCGAGAGCGCCGCCCCCATCGACGAGCTGCGGAGGACGTCATGA
- a CDS encoding ATPase, T2SS/T4P/T4SS family, with the protein MDQNLVRTLREEVADTLARQRRDDASNGIPPMSGEDERQFARAVISRVLDAHARAEIAGGRTPPSAEEEEEISSGIHAALFGVGRLQPLLDDLDVENIDINGCDNVFIQYSDGREVNGAPVAESDDELVELVQILGAYSGLTSRPFDSANPQLDLRLPDGSRLSAVMGVCARPAISIRRARLSRVHLDDLVRYDTVTEDLAAFLAAAVAARKNIMIAGATNAGKTTMLRALANEIPAAERIITVERALELGLGEFADLHPNVVAFEERLPNSEGQGAITMAELVRRSLRMNPSRVIVGEVLGDEIVTMLNAMSQGNDGSLSTIHANSSIEVFNRISTYAIQSVERLPVDATMMLIAGAIDFVVFVEKRNEFAEGGRLRRFVSSIREINGVDGRVLSSEIFAAGPDGVAVPAAPIACMDDLIAVGYDANASRVIA; encoded by the coding sequence GTGGACCAGAACCTCGTCCGCACCCTCCGCGAGGAGGTGGCCGACACCCTCGCCCGGCAGCGCCGCGACGACGCCTCCAACGGCATCCCGCCCATGTCCGGCGAGGACGAGCGGCAGTTCGCGCGCGCCGTCATCAGCCGGGTGCTCGACGCGCACGCCCGGGCCGAGATCGCGGGCGGCCGCACGCCGCCGTCGGCCGAGGAAGAGGAGGAGATCTCCTCCGGCATCCACGCCGCGCTGTTCGGCGTCGGCCGGCTGCAGCCGCTGCTCGACGACCTCGACGTCGAGAACATCGACATCAACGGCTGCGACAACGTCTTCATCCAGTACTCCGACGGGCGCGAGGTCAACGGTGCGCCGGTCGCCGAGAGCGACGACGAGCTGGTCGAGCTGGTGCAGATCCTGGGCGCCTACTCCGGTCTCACCAGCCGCCCGTTCGACTCCGCGAACCCGCAGCTGGACCTCCGCCTGCCCGACGGCAGCCGGCTCTCGGCCGTCATGGGCGTGTGCGCCCGGCCGGCCATCTCGATCCGCCGCGCCCGGCTGTCGCGGGTGCACCTGGACGACCTGGTCCGCTACGACACCGTCACCGAGGACCTGGCGGCGTTCCTGGCGGCCGCCGTGGCCGCGCGCAAGAACATCATGATCGCCGGGGCCACCAACGCCGGCAAGACGACCATGCTGCGCGCGCTGGCCAACGAGATCCCGGCGGCCGAGCGCATCATCACCGTCGAGCGCGCGCTCGAGCTGGGTCTGGGCGAGTTCGCCGACCTGCACCCGAACGTCGTCGCGTTCGAGGAGCGGCTGCCCAACTCCGAGGGCCAGGGCGCCATCACCATGGCCGAGCTGGTCCGCCGCAGCCTGCGCATGAACCCCAGCCGCGTCATCGTCGGCGAGGTGCTGGGCGACGAGATCGTCACCATGCTCAACGCCATGAGCCAGGGCAACGACGGCTCGCTGTCGACCATCCACGCCAACAGCTCCATCGAGGTGTTCAACCGCATCTCGACCTACGCCATCCAGTCGGTCGAGCGGCTGCCGGTCGACGCGACCATGATGCTCATCGCCGGCGCCATCGACTTCGTCGTGTTCGTCGAGAAGCGCAACGAGTTCGCCGAGGGCGGCCGGCTGCGCCGGTTCGTCTCCAGCATCCGCGAGATCAACGGCGTCGACGGCCGGGTGCTGTCCAGCGAGATCTTCGCCGCGGGGCCCGACGGCGTCGCCGTCCCGGCCGCGCCCATCGCCTGCATGGACGACCTCATCGCGGTGGGCTACGACGCCAACGCGAGCCGGGTGATCGCGTGA
- a CDS encoding type II secretion system F family protein: MSPTILLITLLGAAVGAAVLLLIMAIRGSEPKPPSPGSSRPLIEKLGRQTVYGVIAGVGTLLLTRWPVAAIGAGLLVAFWPALFGGAKEERTSIARLEGLASWTESLRDTIAGAVGLEQAIPATVYAAAPSIQPQLRLLADRLRIRMPMPEALERFADDLDDASADLVVSALILNARLRGPGLRQVLSSLADSARAELDMRQRVMAGRASTRRSVQIVVGVSLFFMVGLSIVNRDFVEPYNSAAGQIVLGVVIGIFAIGFLWMRRLAKFETPGRFLVTAEPAEVRS; the protein is encoded by the coding sequence GTGAGCCCCACGATCCTGCTCATCACCCTCCTCGGCGCGGCCGTGGGGGCGGCGGTGCTGCTGCTGATCATGGCGATCCGCGGCAGCGAGCCCAAGCCGCCGTCGCCGGGCTCGTCGCGCCCGCTGATCGAGAAGCTGGGCCGGCAGACGGTGTACGGCGTCATCGCCGGCGTGGGAACGCTGCTGCTGACCCGCTGGCCGGTCGCCGCCATCGGCGCCGGGTTGCTGGTGGCGTTCTGGCCGGCGCTGTTCGGCGGGGCGAAGGAAGAACGGACGTCCATCGCGCGGCTCGAGGGGCTGGCGTCCTGGACGGAGTCACTGCGCGACACCATCGCCGGCGCCGTCGGCCTCGAGCAGGCCATCCCGGCCACGGTCTACGCGGCCGCGCCGTCCATCCAGCCGCAGCTGCGCCTGCTGGCCGACCGGCTGCGCATCCGCATGCCGATGCCCGAGGCGCTGGAGCGCTTCGCCGACGACCTCGACGACGCCAGCGCCGACCTCGTGGTGTCGGCGCTCATCCTCAACGCCCGGCTGCGCGGTCCCGGCCTGCGCCAGGTGCTCTCGTCGCTGGCCGACTCCGCGCGGGCCGAGCTCGACATGCGCCAGCGCGTCATGGCCGGCCGGGCCAGCACCCGCCGGTCGGTGCAGATCGTCGTCGGCGTCAGCCTCTTCTTCATGGTCGGCCTGTCGATCGTCAATCGCGACTTCGTCGAGCCGTACAACTCCGCAGCCGGCCAGATCGTGCTGGGCGTCGTCATCGGCATCTTCGCCATCGGCTTCCTCTGGATGCGCCGGCTGGCGAAGTTCGAGACGCCCGGCCGGTTCCTCGTCACCGCCGAGCCCGCGGAGGTGCGGTCGTGA
- a CDS encoding TadE family protein: protein MTRTAAVAGSRRARARGRLRSRPERGASSIELALYTPLMFLIIFIIVQFSLTWHGNQIAAAAAREAARTARIGGGTPAALAAAEVRGREYAEAVGNGHLVITSIDAVAVGDNVRITVRGRSTEIINNLAPEVSQTIEGPIEQFVPDL, encoded by the coding sequence ATGACCAGGACGGCAGCCGTTGCCGGTTCGCGTCGTGCTCGCGCACGGGGGCGGCTGCGGTCGCGGCCCGAGCGGGGTGCGAGCTCGATCGAGCTCGCGCTCTACACGCCGTTGATGTTCTTGATCATCTTCATCATCGTGCAGTTCTCGCTGACCTGGCACGGCAACCAGATCGCGGCGGCGGCCGCTCGCGAGGCGGCCCGGACGGCGCGCATCGGCGGCGGCACGCCGGCGGCGCTGGCGGCGGCCGAGGTGCGCGGGCGCGAGTACGCCGAGGCGGTCGGCAACGGTCACCTGGTCATCACGTCGATCGACGCGGTGGCCGTGGGCGACAACGTCCGGATCACCGTCCGGGGCCGCTCCACCGAGATCATCAACAACCTGGCGCCCGAGGTCTCGCAGACCATCGAGGGCCCCATCGAGCAGTTCGTCCCGGACCTGTGA
- a CDS encoding glutamate ligase domain-containing protein, with the protein MSADAELLRGIEAELMARRPESLVEPSLERIREVLDLLGNPQRAYPVVHIGGTNGKTSTARMVDSLLRELNLRTGRYTSPHLQSITERIVVDGEPIAPELFAATYEEIRPYLDLVDSKHDVRLGYFEALTALAYAAFADTPVEAAVVEVGMGGAWDATNVADGRVSVVTPIAVDHVEYLGDTIEEIATEKAGIIKPGGYAILGPQTAAAAEILLARIAEVGATVARQGLEFGVRDREMAVGGQVIGLQGLTGPYDEVFLPLHGEYQAHNAAAALAAVEAFVGGGREPLDADLVRAAFARVTSPGRLEALRRGPVVLADAAHNPAGAAALAAALTEEFAGTALVAVVAAMADKDVEGILTELEPVVEAVVVTENSSPRTMPADQLANIAVDVFGQDRVHQAVPLPEAIAAGLALAEREESLGGYGVVVTGSVVTAGDARVAYGAAS; encoded by the coding sequence GTGAGCGCTGACGCTGAGCTGCTCCGCGGCATCGAGGCCGAGCTCATGGCCCGGCGTCCGGAGTCGCTGGTCGAGCCGTCGCTCGAGCGCATCCGCGAGGTACTCGACCTGCTCGGCAACCCGCAGCGGGCCTACCCCGTCGTGCACATCGGCGGCACCAACGGCAAGACGTCGACGGCGCGCATGGTCGACTCGCTGCTGCGCGAGCTGAACCTGCGCACCGGCCGCTACACCAGCCCGCACCTGCAGTCGATCACCGAGCGCATCGTCGTCGACGGCGAGCCGATCGCGCCCGAGCTGTTCGCCGCGACGTACGAGGAGATCAGGCCCTACCTCGACCTCGTCGACTCCAAGCACGACGTCCGGCTGGGTTACTTCGAGGCGCTGACGGCGCTGGCCTACGCCGCGTTCGCCGACACCCCGGTCGAGGCCGCTGTCGTCGAGGTCGGGATGGGCGGCGCGTGGGACGCCACCAACGTCGCCGACGGCCGGGTCTCCGTCGTCACCCCGATCGCCGTCGACCACGTCGAGTACCTCGGCGACACCATCGAGGAGATCGCGACCGAGAAGGCCGGCATCATCAAGCCCGGCGGGTACGCGATCCTGGGCCCGCAGACGGCGGCCGCGGCGGAGATCCTGCTGGCGCGGATCGCCGAGGTCGGCGCCACCGTCGCCCGGCAGGGCCTCGAGTTCGGCGTGCGCGACCGCGAGATGGCCGTCGGCGGGCAGGTCATCGGCCTGCAGGGGCTCACCGGCCCGTACGACGAGGTGTTCCTGCCGCTGCACGGCGAGTACCAGGCGCACAACGCGGCGGCGGCGCTGGCCGCGGTCGAGGCGTTCGTCGGCGGCGGGCGCGAGCCCCTGGACGCCGACCTGGTGCGGGCCGCGTTCGCGCGGGTCACGTCGCCGGGGCGGCTCGAGGCGCTGCGCCGCGGCCCCGTCGTCCTCGCCGACGCCGCACACAACCCGGCCGGCGCGGCGGCGCTCGCGGCCGCCCTGACCGAGGAGTTCGCCGGCACCGCGCTGGTCGCCGTCGTCGCCGCCATGGCCGACAAGGACGTCGAGGGCATCCTCACCGAGCTCGAGCCCGTCGTCGAGGCCGTCGTCGTCACCGAGAACTCCTCGCCGCGCACCATGCCGGCCGACCAGCTCGCCAACATCGCCGTCGACGTGTTCGGCCAGGACCGCGTCCACCAGGCCGTGCCGCTGCCCGAGGCGATCGCCGCCGGGCTGGCGCTGGCCGAGCGCGAGGAGTCGCTGGGCGGCTACGGCGTCGTGGTCACCGGCTCCGTGGTGACGGCGGGCGACGCGCGGGTCGCGTACGGGGCGGCGTCGTGA
- a CDS encoding type II secretion system F family protein: MTLILVAGAIAGVGALLLGYVLSVPRINPAAALARLDAERSRARRDRLTAATSSGSTGESASMRKFGGQLRQTLEGFGLRLGSLRADLSLLGKTIEGHLATTVLCGLAGFLMPVVLTAILSLAGIGLGIAGGTIIGLILAVVFAAIPTLTARSSASDRRRDFRHVVGSFLDLVAMNLAGGRGVPEALQAASSLSDGWAMVRIRDTLLTARLHGVTPWAALGELGDEVGVDELRDLAAALALVAEDGAKVRESLAARAGSLRRRELAEIEGKAGQRSQSMLVAQLVLCCGFLLFLVYPALMGVLEQS, translated from the coding sequence GTGACGCTCATCCTGGTGGCGGGCGCCATCGCCGGCGTCGGGGCGCTGCTGCTCGGCTACGTGCTGTCGGTGCCGCGCATCAACCCGGCCGCGGCGCTGGCCCGGCTCGACGCCGAGCGCAGCCGGGCCCGGCGCGACCGCCTCACGGCGGCCACCAGCAGCGGCAGCACCGGCGAGTCGGCGTCCATGCGCAAGTTCGGCGGGCAGCTGCGTCAGACGCTCGAGGGCTTCGGCCTGCGCCTGGGGTCGCTGCGCGCCGACCTCTCGTTGCTGGGCAAGACCATCGAGGGGCACCTGGCGACGACGGTGCTGTGCGGGCTGGCCGGCTTCCTCATGCCCGTCGTGCTCACCGCGATCCTCTCGCTCGCGGGCATCGGGCTCGGCATCGCGGGCGGGACGATCATCGGCCTGATCCTCGCGGTGGTGTTCGCGGCCATCCCGACGCTCACCGCCCGGTCCAGCGCGTCGGACCGGCGCCGCGACTTCCGCCACGTCGTCGGCTCGTTCCTCGACCTCGTCGCCATGAACCTGGCCGGTGGCCGCGGCGTGCCCGAGGCCCTGCAGGCGGCGTCGTCGCTCAGTGACGGCTGGGCCATGGTCCGCATCCGCGACACCCTGCTGACGGCCCGGCTGCACGGCGTCACCCCCTGGGCGGCGCTCGGCGAGCTGGGCGACGAGGTCGGCGTCGACGAGCTGCGCGACCTCGCCGCCGCGCTCGCGCTGGTCGCCGAGGACGGCGCCAAGGTGCGCGAGTCGCTGGCCGCCCGGGCCGGCTCGCTGCGCCGCCGCGAACTGGCCGAGATCGAGGGGAAGGCCGGGCAGCGCTCGCAGTCCATGCTGGTCGCCCAGCTGGTGCTGTGCTGCGGCTTCCTGCTCTTCCTCGTCTACCCCGCGCTGATGGGGGTGCTGGAACAGAGTTGA